A portion of the Candidatus Eisenbacteria bacterium genome contains these proteins:
- a CDS encoding BlaI/MecI/CopY family transcriptional regulator, with the protein MPKRPLTEDLSRRERQVMEILHRHGESTVTEIMQALPDPPTYSAVRSVLRILTEKGAVGHREDGPRYVYFSAMPTDKAREDVLLHVVQTYFSGSTEQAMTALMRLSDADGANLEGLRLKIRRARQGERRGS; encoded by the coding sequence ATGCCCAAGCGTCCACTCACGGAAGACCTGAGCCGCAGAGAGCGCCAGGTCATGGAGATCCTGCATCGCCACGGTGAATCCACCGTCACCGAGATCATGCAGGCGCTTCCCGACCCGCCGACCTACTCCGCGGTGCGCTCGGTGCTGCGCATCCTGACCGAGAAGGGCGCCGTCGGTCACCGCGAGGACGGCCCTCGTTATGTCTATTTCTCAGCCATGCCCACCGACAAGGCGCGCGAGGACGTGCTGCTCCACGTCGTGCAGACCTACTTCTCCGGCTCCACGGAACAGGCGATGACGGCGCTCATGCGGCTCTCGGATGCCGACGGCGCCAACCTCGAAGGATTACGGCTCAAGATCCGGCGCGCCCGCCAGGGTGAAAGGAGAGGGTCGTGA